The Fusarium graminearum PH-1 chromosome 2, whole genome shotgun sequence genome includes a region encoding these proteins:
- a CDS encoding repressible alkaline phosphatase precursor, with amino-acid sequence MANESDPLLSGSGHDRSDTQAESKAHRNSRLRELGLFAWALIATAAVIVVAIWTQHEQQTKHDHNTPATKRNLVFMVSDGMGPATLSLTRSYRQHVEDLHFGDTLTLDKHFWGTSRTRSNSSLVTDSAAGATAFSCGKKTYNGAISTLPNHDPCGTVLEAAKRAGYHTGLVVTTKIEDATPACFNSHVVLREMEDEIALQQIGEGVLGRTVDLMLGGGRCNYLPSSAEGSCRADDTDVVKIAKEKHNWTYADDRAGFDALKGGNNVKLPFLGLFASSDIPFEIDRRNHNDVYPSLSEMAKTALRALEKATEKSDKGFFIMIEGSRIDHAGHINDPAAQVHEVLEYDKTFRAVLDFIKESKTETVLVATSDHETGGLATALQEPGHLPVYNWYPKVLANATASAEWLHAKLNAHIASNSEAKKNKEKLKEYINEELIIRGLGISNASDKEITTIAEHPESALVLFSALISLRAHIGWSTHGHTAVDVNIYSSGGPRTENIRGNVENTDVGKYLREYLEVDVDAITEELQDKMSKIKVQDAGMEALDEVWPLGNKHHAIQG; translated from the exons ATG GCCAACGAAAGCGATCCTCTCTTGTCCGGGTCCGGTCACGACCGCTCCGATACCCAGGCCGAAAGCAAGGCCCATCGAAACTCGCGTCTCCGTGAGCTCGGCTTGTTTGCCTGGGCTTTGATCGCTACAGCCGCTGTTATTGTCGTCGCTATCTGGACCCAACATGAGCAGCAGACAAAGCATGACCACAACACACCTGCCACGAAGCGAAATCTCGTCTTCATGGTGTCAGATGGCATGGGCCCCGCTACATTGTCCTTGACTCGCAGCTACCGACAGCACGTTGAAGATCTCCATTTTGGCGATACCCTCACCCTCGACAAGCATTTTTGGGGCACGAGCAGGACTCGCTCCAATAGCTCCCTTGTCACCGACAGCGCTGCCGGTGCCACTGCCTTCTCCTGCGGAAAGAAGACCTACAACGGTGCCATTTCTACTCTGCCAAACCACGATCCTTGCGGAACGGTCTTGGAAGCTGCAAAGCGCGCTGGATACCACACTGGTCTCGTTGTGACTACGAAGATTGAG GATGCGACTCCAGCCTGCTTCAACTCGCACGTTGTGCTCCGTGAAATGGAAGATGAGATTGCTCTTCAGCAGATCGGAGAGGGTGTACTCGGACGAACCGTCGACCTGatgcttggtggtggtcgaTGCAACTACCTGCCTAGCAGCGCGGAGGGCAGCTGCCGAGCTGACGATACCGACGTGGTCAAGATTGCAAAGGAGAAGCACAACTGGACCTACGCTGATGACCGGGCTGGTTTTGATGCTCTCAAGGGCGGCAACAATGTGAAGCTGCCTTTCCTCGGACTGTTTGCGTCAAGCGACATCCCCTTCGAGATTGACCGCCGAAACCACAACGATGTCTACCCTTCGCTGAGCGAAATGGCCAAGACTGCTCTTCGTGCTCTTGAGAAGGCTACTGAGAAGAGCGACAAgggcttcttcatcatgattgagGGCAGCCGAATCGACCATGCTGGTCACATCAATGATCCCGCCGCTCAGGTCCACGAGGTTCTTGAGTACGACAAGACCTTCCGAGCTgtcctcgacttcatcaaGGAGAGCAAGACCGAGACTGTTCTCGTTGCAACCAGTGATCACGAAACAGGTGGCCTTGCTACCGCGCTTCAGGAACCTGGCCACCTCCCTGTTTACAACTGGTACCCCAAGGTCCTTGCCAACGCGACTGCCTCAGCTGAGTGGCTCCACGCGAAGCTCAACGCCCATATCGCCTCGAACtctgaggccaagaagaacaaggaaaagctcaaggagTACATTAACGAGGAACTCATTATCCGTGGTCTCGGTATCTCCAACGCCTCAGACAAAGAGATCACCACCATTGCAGAGCACCCTGAGAGCGCCCTTGTCCTCTTCTCGGCTCTCATTTCTCTGCGTGCACACATCGGGTGGAGCACTCACGGCCATACCGCAGTTGATGTCAACATCTACAGCTCTGGTGGACCCCGAACAGAGAACATCCGCGGTAACGTGGAGAACACTGACGTGGGCAAGTATCTGCGCGAGTACCTCGAGGTTGACGTCGACGCCATCACCGAGGAATTGCAGgacaagatgagcaagaTCAAGGTTCAGGATGCAGGTATGGAAGCCCTCGATGAGGTATGGCCTCTTGGAAACAAGCACCACGCTATCCAGGGTTAA